The following proteins come from a genomic window of Mycolicibacterium rufum:
- a CDS encoding DNA repair helicase XPB, producing the protein MTDGPLIVQSDKTVLLEVDHEQAGAARAAIAPFAELERAPEHVHTYRITPLALWNARAAGHDAEQVVDALVSFSRYAVPQPLLVDIVDTMARYGRLQLVKHPAHGLTLVSFDRAVLEEVLRNKKIAPMLGARLDDDTVIVHNSERGRVKQMLLKIGWPAEDLAGYVDGEAHPINLEQDGWQLRDYQQMAADSFWDGGSGVVVLPCGAGKTLVGAAAMAKAGATTLILVTNTVAGRQWKRELIARTSLTEEEIGEYSGEKKEIRPVTIATYQVITRRTKGEYKHLELFDSRDWGLIVYDEVHLLPAPVFRMTADLQSRRRLGLTATLIREDGREGDVFSLIGPKRYDAPWKDIEAQGWIAPAECIEVRVTMTDNERMMYATAEPDERYKLCATAHTKIAVVKSILNRHPDEPTLVIGAYLDQLDELGAELDAPVIQGSTKTAERETLFDAFRRGEIRTLVVSKVANFSIDLPEASVAVQVSGTFGSRQEEAQRLGRLLRPKADGGGAVFYSVVSRDSLDAEYAAHRQRFLAEQGYGYVIKDADDLLGPAL; encoded by the coding sequence ATGACCGACGGCCCACTGATCGTCCAATCGGACAAGACCGTACTGCTCGAGGTCGACCACGAGCAGGCAGGCGCAGCGCGCGCGGCGATCGCCCCTTTCGCCGAACTCGAACGCGCGCCCGAGCACGTGCACACCTACCGCATCACCCCGTTGGCGCTGTGGAACGCGCGGGCCGCCGGACACGATGCCGAACAGGTCGTCGACGCACTGGTGTCGTTCTCTCGGTACGCCGTGCCGCAACCGCTGCTCGTCGACATCGTCGACACCATGGCGCGATACGGGCGGCTGCAACTGGTGAAGCATCCGGCACACGGCCTGACGTTGGTCAGTTTCGATCGAGCGGTGCTCGAAGAGGTGCTGCGCAACAAGAAGATCGCCCCCATGCTGGGGGCGCGCCTCGACGACGACACGGTGATCGTGCACAACAGTGAACGCGGCCGCGTGAAGCAGATGCTGCTCAAGATCGGCTGGCCGGCCGAGGATCTCGCGGGTTACGTCGACGGCGAGGCGCATCCGATCAACCTGGAGCAGGACGGCTGGCAACTGCGTGACTACCAGCAGATGGCGGCGGACTCCTTCTGGGACGGCGGATCCGGCGTCGTCGTGCTGCCGTGTGGCGCGGGCAAGACGCTCGTCGGTGCCGCCGCGATGGCGAAAGCCGGTGCCACGACGCTGATTCTGGTCACCAACACGGTGGCGGGACGGCAGTGGAAGCGGGAACTGATCGCGCGCACGTCGCTGACCGAAGAGGAGATCGGCGAGTACTCCGGGGAGAAGAAGGAGATCCGGCCGGTCACGATCGCGACCTACCAGGTCATCACGCGGCGCACCAAGGGCGAGTACAAGCACCTGGAGTTGTTCGACAGCCGCGACTGGGGGCTGATCGTCTACGACGAGGTGCACCTGCTGCCGGCGCCGGTGTTCCGGATGACCGCCGATCTACAGTCACGGCGGCGGCTGGGGCTGACCGCGACCTTGATCCGCGAAGACGGCCGCGAGGGCGATGTGTTCTCGTTGATCGGACCCAAGCGCTATGACGCCCCGTGGAAAGACATCGAGGCGCAGGGCTGGATCGCGCCCGCCGAGTGCATCGAGGTCCGCGTCACCATGACGGACAACGAGCGCATGATGTACGCCACCGCCGAGCCCGATGAGCGATACAAGCTCTGCGCGACCGCGCACACCAAGATCGCCGTGGTGAAATCGATCCTCAACCGGCATCCTGACGAGCCGACGCTGGTGATCGGCGCCTATCTCGACCAGTTGGACGAGCTGGGCGCCGAGTTGGACGCGCCGGTGATCCAGGGCTCGACGAAGACGGCTGAGCGCGAGACGCTGTTCGACGCGTTCCGGCGCGGTGAGATTCGCACGCTGGTCGTGTCGAAGGTGGCGAACTTCTCCATCGACCTTCCCGAAGCCAGCGTCGCAGTCCAGGTCTCGGGGACCTTCGGGTCACGGCAGGAGGAGGCGCAACGGCTGGGACGGCTGCTGCGTCCCAAGGCCGACGGCGGC
- a CDS encoding IS30 family transposase, with the protein MRSPGRPDPSRSVQRQFWRLIAQGVSTDDAAAEVGVSTPVATRWFHHAGGMTPISLDEPTGRYLSFAEREEIALLRAQGAGVREIAREIKRDPSTVSRELRRNAATRSGTQVYRAGVAQWKAQQAAKRPKPAKLAVNPQLREYVQQRLDGSVRGPDGTAVAGPQTKAWNGRNKPHRQDRRWSTAWSPEQIAHRLPLDFPDDESMRISHEAIYQSLFIEGRGALKRELVACLRTGRALRVPRARTQNKPQGHVTADVVISKRPAEAADRAVPGHWEGDLIIGAGRSAIATVVERKSRSVMLVHLPRLEGWGLAPPVKNGPALSGYGAEAMNAALIASLAQLPKQLRQTLTWDRGKELAAHAQFTFDTGTKVFFADPHSPWQRPTNENTNGVLRQYFPKGTDLSRWSAQDLEAVALTLNNRPRKVLGWKTPAEVFAQQLHSLQQPGVATTD; encoded by the coding sequence ATGCGCTCACCAGGGCGCCCGGACCCGTCGCGGTCGGTGCAGCGTCAGTTTTGGCGGCTGATCGCCCAGGGTGTCTCCACCGACGACGCAGCCGCAGAGGTCGGCGTGTCGACACCGGTGGCGACCAGGTGGTTCCACCACGCTGGCGGCATGACGCCGATCAGTCTGGATGAGCCCACGGGCCGGTATCTGTCGTTCGCCGAGCGGGAGGAGATCGCACTGCTACGCGCCCAGGGCGCCGGGGTGCGTGAGATCGCCCGCGAGATCAAGCGTGACCCCTCGACAGTTTCGCGGGAACTGCGGCGCAACGCAGCCACCCGCAGCGGCACGCAGGTGTACCGCGCAGGGGTGGCGCAGTGGAAGGCCCAGCAAGCAGCAAAGCGCCCGAAACCCGCGAAACTGGCAGTCAACCCGCAGCTGCGTGAGTACGTGCAGCAGCGGCTCGATGGCAGTGTCCGCGGACCCGACGGCACCGCCGTCGCAGGTCCGCAGACCAAGGCCTGGAACGGCCGCAACAAGCCGCACCGACAAGACCGACGGTGGTCGACAGCATGGAGCCCGGAACAGATTGCCCACCGCTTACCGCTGGATTTCCCCGATGATGAGTCCATGCGCATCAGCCATGAGGCGATCTATCAGTCCTTGTTCATCGAGGGGCGTGGGGCGCTCAAACGGGAATTGGTCGCGTGCCTGCGGACCGGTCGTGCGCTGCGGGTCCCGCGGGCCAGGACACAGAACAAACCGCAGGGACATGTCACCGCGGACGTCGTGATCAGCAAACGCCCTGCCGAAGCCGCCGATCGCGCAGTTCCTGGGCATTGGGAGGGTGATTTGATCATCGGTGCGGGCCGGTCGGCGATTGCCACCGTGGTGGAACGCAAGAGCCGCTCGGTGATGCTGGTTCACCTTCCCCGCCTCGAGGGGTGGGGTCTGGCGCCGCCGGTGAAGAACGGGCCGGCGCTCAGCGGCTACGGCGCCGAGGCGATGAACGCTGCCCTGATCGCCTCACTGGCACAGCTACCCAAGCAGCTGCGTCAGACGTTGACATGGGACCGCGGCAAAGAGTTGGCCGCGCACGCCCAGTTCACCTTCGACACCGGAACGAAGGTGTTTTTCGCCGACCCGCACTCGCCATGGCAGCGGCCTACCAACGAGAACACCAATGGCGTTCTGCGTCAGTACTTTCCGAAAGGCACCGACTTATCTCGATGGTCGGCTCAAGACCTCGAAGCGGTCGCACTGACGCTCAACAACCGACCCCGAAAGGTCCTCGGCTGGAAGACTCCCGCCGAAGTCTTTGCCCAACAGCTACACTCACTCCAACAACCCGGTGTTGCAACGACCGATTGA
- a CDS encoding helicase-associated domain-containing protein has protein sequence MSAKSPGMPLGVWLAERGDEELVRLLRLRPDLTQPPPGTIAALAARAAARQSIKAATDDLDFLHLTVLDALLTLHADTAAVTFTALAEALGGRAEDDAVRAAVRHLTERALVWGDAEGPGALRVAAETANCLPWYPGQATLESDAMTGDQVSTALEALDTAERDLLDRLLEGSPIGRTRDALPDAPPDRPVQRLLGAGLLRRLDADTVILPRLVGQVLRGESPGPVSLARPDPTVSSTTTADADAVAAGAALDLLREVELVLETLSVAPAPELRSGGLGVREVKRLTKATGVDERRLGLILEVALSAGLIAAGIPDPEPADAAGSSWAPTVAADRFIEAPTAVKWHLIASAWLDLPGRPSLVGARGPDGKPYAALSDSLFSTAAPLDRRLLLTLLAELPPGSGVDPGSASQALVWQRPRWSARLQPDPVADLLTEAHAVGAVGRGALATPMRRLLAGDGDDAVVAAMDKALPAPIDHFLLQADLTVIVPGPLERGLAEQLGAVATVESAGAAMVYRIDEGSVRRALDTGKTAGELHALFARHSKTPVPQALTYLIDDVARRHGQLRVGMAASFVRCEDAALLAAAVAAPATEAVELRLLAPTVAVSQAPIGDVLGALRRAGFAPAAEDTTGAIVDLRSRGSRVPAPGRRRTYRPNAIPTDQTLAAIVAVLRKVASAPSSGLRLDPAVAISELQQAAHHQESVVIGYVDPAGVASQRVVAPINVRGGQLTAYDPASGRVREFAIHRVTSVVSADPG, from the coding sequence ATGAGCGCGAAGAGCCCCGGCATGCCGCTGGGCGTGTGGTTGGCCGAGCGCGGCGACGAGGAACTGGTCCGGCTGCTGCGCCTGCGGCCCGACCTCACCCAGCCTCCCCCGGGCACGATCGCGGCGCTCGCCGCCCGCGCCGCGGCGCGCCAGTCGATCAAGGCCGCCACCGACGACCTCGACTTCCTGCACCTCACGGTGCTCGACGCCCTGCTGACCCTGCATGCCGACACGGCCGCGGTCACGTTCACCGCGCTCGCCGAGGCCCTGGGCGGCCGCGCCGAGGACGACGCCGTTCGGGCGGCGGTCCGGCACCTCACCGAACGCGCGCTGGTGTGGGGCGACGCCGAGGGTCCGGGAGCGCTGCGGGTCGCGGCCGAGACGGCCAACTGCCTGCCCTGGTATCCGGGGCAGGCCACGCTGGAGTCCGACGCGATGACCGGCGACCAGGTCAGCACGGCGCTCGAGGCGCTCGACACCGCGGAGCGTGATCTGCTCGACCGTCTGCTGGAGGGCTCGCCGATCGGCCGGACGCGCGATGCGCTGCCCGACGCCCCGCCCGACCGCCCGGTGCAACGGCTGCTCGGCGCGGGACTGTTGCGTCGTCTCGACGCCGACACGGTGATCCTGCCGCGGCTGGTCGGCCAGGTGCTGCGCGGTGAATCCCCCGGTCCGGTGAGTCTCGCGCGACCGGACCCGACGGTGTCGAGCACGACCACCGCCGACGCCGACGCGGTGGCGGCCGGCGCCGCGCTCGACCTCCTGCGGGAGGTGGAGCTCGTGCTCGAAACCCTCAGCGTCGCACCGGCTCCTGAGCTGCGCAGCGGCGGGCTCGGGGTGCGGGAGGTCAAGCGGCTGACGAAGGCGACCGGTGTCGACGAGCGTCGACTCGGCCTGATCCTCGAGGTGGCGCTGTCGGCGGGTCTGATCGCGGCGGGCATCCCCGACCCTGAACCCGCCGATGCAGCGGGCTCGTCCTGGGCGCCGACGGTGGCCGCGGACCGATTCATCGAAGCGCCGACCGCGGTGAAGTGGCATCTGATCGCCTCGGCGTGGCTGGACCTGCCCGGGCGCCCCAGCCTGGTGGGTGCTCGTGGTCCGGACGGTAAACCGTATGCGGCGCTGTCGGATTCGTTGTTCTCGACCGCAGCCCCGCTGGATCGCAGACTGCTCCTCACCCTGCTGGCGGAGCTGCCGCCCGGCTCCGGCGTCGACCCCGGCAGCGCCTCGCAGGCCCTGGTGTGGCAGCGGCCCCGCTGGTCGGCGCGGCTGCAGCCCGATCCGGTGGCCGACCTGCTCACCGAAGCGCACGCGGTCGGCGCGGTCGGCCGGGGAGCGCTCGCCACTCCGATGCGCCGACTGCTCGCCGGGGACGGCGACGACGCCGTCGTCGCCGCGATGGACAAGGCCCTCCCCGCTCCCATCGACCACTTCCTGCTGCAGGCCGACCTGACGGTCATCGTTCCGGGGCCGCTCGAACGCGGTCTGGCCGAGCAGTTGGGCGCCGTGGCCACGGTCGAGTCAGCGGGCGCGGCGATGGTCTACCGGATCGATGAGGGGTCGGTGCGCCGCGCGCTGGACACCGGCAAGACCGCGGGCGAACTGCACGCCTTGTTCGCGCGTCATTCGAAAACTCCTGTGCCGCAAGCTTTGACCTACCTGATCGACGACGTCGCGCGGCGGCACGGTCAGCTTCGGGTCGGGATGGCGGCCTCGTTCGTACGGTGCGAAGACGCGGCGCTGCTCGCCGCGGCGGTCGCGGCGCCGGCCACCGAGGCTGTCGAGTTGCGTCTCCTCGCGCCCACGGTCGCGGTGTCGCAGGCGCCGATCGGCGACGTGTTGGGCGCCCTGCGCCGAGCGGGGTTCGCGCCCGCGGCCGAGGACACCACCGGCGCCATCGTGGATCTGCGCAGCCGCGGTTCCCGCGTCCCCGCCCCGGGACGTCGCCGCACCTACCGGCCCAACGCCATCCCGACCGACCAGACGCTCGCTGCGATCGTCGCCGTGCTCCGCAAGGTCGCCTCCGCACCGTCGTCGGGCTTGCGACTGGATCCAGCAGTCGCGATCTCCGAACTGCAGCAGGCGGCCCACCATCAGGAATCGGTCGTGATCGGCTATGTCGATCCGGCCGGCGTGGCCAGTCAGCGGGTGGTCGCGCCGATCAACGTCCGCGGCGGACAGCTGACCGCCTATGACCCCGCGTCGGGCCGGGTCCGCGAGTTCGCCATCCACCGGGTGACCTCGGTGGTGTCCGCAGACCCGGGGTGA
- the moaC gene encoding cyclic pyranopterin monophosphate synthase MoaC produces MAERLSHLDESGAAHMVDVTAKDATKRVAVATGTVRTRADVIDLISTNGLPKGDALATARVAGILAAKRTSDLVPLCHPLAITGVDIDFQVAGAEVAITATVRTTDRTGVEMEALTAVSVAALTVYDMIKAVDRAASIDGIRVLHKEGGKTGTWSSADPAGPREPQ; encoded by the coding sequence ATGGCGGAACGCCTCTCGCACCTCGACGAGAGCGGCGCCGCCCACATGGTCGACGTCACCGCCAAGGACGCCACCAAGCGCGTCGCGGTGGCAACGGGTACGGTCCGCACCCGCGCCGACGTCATCGACCTGATCAGCACCAACGGCCTGCCCAAGGGTGACGCGCTGGCCACCGCGCGCGTCGCGGGCATCCTGGCCGCCAAGCGCACCAGCGACCTCGTGCCGCTGTGCCATCCGCTGGCGATCACGGGTGTCGACATCGACTTCCAGGTCGCCGGCGCCGAGGTCGCCATCACCGCGACCGTCCGGACGACCGACCGCACCGGCGTCGAGATGGAAGCGCTGACCGCGGTCAGTGTTGCCGCGCTGACCGTCTACGACATGATCAAGGCCGTCGACCGGGCGGCCTCGATCGACGGCATCCGCGTGCTGCACAAAGAGGGCGGCAAGACGGGCACCTGGTCGAGCGCCGACCCGGCCGGGCCGCGAGAGCCGCAGTGA
- a CDS encoding MogA/MoaB family molybdenum cofactor biosynthesis protein: MTPPRVGAVIIASTRASSGVYQDRCGPVITDWLNDRAIVTRAPVVVADGEPVRTALRAALDDGPDVVITSGGTGISPTDATPQITTELLDYQIPGLADAIRRSGLPHVPTSVLSRGVCGVAGRTLIVNLPGSLGGVRDGLGVLDDVLGHALDQLRGKDHPQ; this comes from the coding sequence GTGACCCCGCCCCGCGTGGGTGCGGTCATCATCGCCTCCACCCGGGCGTCCTCCGGCGTGTACCAGGACCGCTGCGGCCCCGTCATCACCGACTGGCTCAACGACCGCGCCATCGTCACACGAGCCCCGGTCGTCGTCGCCGACGGCGAGCCGGTCCGCACCGCGCTGCGCGCCGCGCTCGACGACGGTCCCGACGTCGTCATCACCTCCGGTGGCACCGGGATCTCGCCGACCGACGCGACGCCGCAGATCACCACCGAACTGCTCGACTACCAGATCCCGGGGCTCGCCGACGCCATCCGGCGGTCCGGACTGCCGCACGTCCCGACGTCCGTGCTGTCGCGCGGTGTCTGCGGGGTCGCCGGCCGCACCCTGATCGTGAACCTTCCCGGGTCGCTCGGCGGGGTCCGCGACGGACTCGGCGTCCTCGACGACGTCCTCGGCCACGCGCTCGACCAACTCCGAGGCAAGGATCATCCGCAATGA
- a CDS encoding molybdenum cofactor biosynthesis protein MoaE has translation MTAVVRAELTENPIDAAEHEAMVAHHAAGAVVSFAGVVRDHDGGRQVTRLEYSAHPSAHQTLADVVEAVAAESDGVRAIAVSHRVGDLQIGDAALIAVVAADHRGAAFQTCARLVDRVKEQLPVWKHQFFADGSDEWVNSA, from the coding sequence ATGACCGCCGTCGTGCGAGCCGAACTGACCGAGAATCCGATCGACGCCGCCGAACACGAGGCGATGGTGGCGCATCACGCCGCCGGGGCCGTGGTGTCCTTTGCGGGTGTCGTGCGCGACCACGACGGCGGACGCCAGGTGACCCGGCTGGAGTATTCCGCGCACCCGTCGGCCCACCAGACCCTCGCCGACGTCGTCGAGGCGGTCGCCGCCGAATCCGACGGCGTGCGCGCCATCGCCGTCAGCCACCGGGTGGGCGATCTGCAGATCGGCGACGCCGCGTTGATCGCCGTGGTGGCGGCGGACCACCGCGGCGCGGCGTTTCAGACGTGCGCGCGCCTGGTGGACCGCGTCAAAGAACAGCTACCGGTGTGGAAGCACCAGTTCTTCGCCGACGGCAGCGACGAGTGGGTCAACTCCGCCTAG
- a CDS encoding transglycosylase family protein, with protein MSGRHRKPTNSAVSVAKIAVTGAVIGGGSLALAGTAGAATDGEWDRVASCESGGNWAINTGNGYQGGLQFSQSTWSGHGGGEFAPAAHLATKDEQIAVAERVLASQGKGAWPSCGGPLSAATPRNVVAEAPPAPVDPLGLNGLLPPPPPADPLAPPPPAPFDAMAAQAPLPEAPVDPMAAPPVPEALPPAPAPMDAPLPPPPADPLPPAPAPVDAAPLDAPLPAPAPLPDAAPPVVDVANVAPVDAPPPPPAEPIVAAADWDAAQGTAPVDQPQAWALHPGDLPQQPAPADPAVPLPPAPAPAPNAVAAPAPDPLAPLAAAVDVPGPAYDIANQAVSGQLPLPDGMPHLVSPENLPPGTTVDPSVVSDPSPNVTYLKDIWHAIQTQEISGKDALLALTQRPLTSGPAALDPVAPPPPGAPVPPGAPLPAPAPAPAPVLPPA; from the coding sequence ATGAGTGGACGGCATCGCAAGCCCACCAATTCAGCAGTAAGCGTCGCCAAGATCGCCGTCACCGGCGCGGTCATCGGCGGCGGCAGCCTGGCGCTGGCCGGCACCGCCGGCGCCGCGACCGATGGCGAATGGGACCGGGTCGCCAGCTGCGAATCCGGCGGCAACTGGGCGATCAACACCGGCAACGGCTACCAGGGCGGCCTGCAGTTCTCGCAGAGCACCTGGTCCGGGCACGGCGGTGGAGAGTTCGCCCCGGCCGCCCATCTGGCCACCAAGGACGAGCAGATCGCCGTCGCCGAGCGCGTGCTGGCGTCTCAGGGCAAGGGCGCCTGGCCCTCGTGCGGCGGGCCGCTCTCCGCCGCAACGCCCCGCAACGTCGTCGCCGAGGCGCCGCCGGCCCCCGTCGATCCGCTCGGACTGAACGGTCTGCTGCCTCCTCCCCCGCCGGCCGATCCGCTCGCGCCGCCGCCGCCCGCCCCGTTCGACGCGATGGCGGCCCAGGCGCCGCTGCCCGAGGCGCCCGTCGACCCGATGGCCGCACCGCCGGTCCCGGAGGCCCTTCCCCCGGCCCCCGCACCGATGGACGCCCCGCTTCCCCCGCCGCCGGCCGATCCGCTGCCGCCGGCTCCCGCACCTGTCGACGCCGCGCCGCTGGATGCGCCACTTCCCGCGCCGGCGCCGCTGCCCGACGCCGCACCGCCGGTGGTCGACGTCGCCAACGTGGCACCGGTCGACGCACCGCCGCCCCCGCCGGCCGAGCCCATCGTGGCCGCCGCCGACTGGGACGCCGCGCAGGGCACTGCGCCCGTGGATCAGCCCCAGGCCTGGGCGCTTCACCCCGGCGATCTGCCGCAGCAGCCCGCGCCCGCGGACCCCGCTGTTCCACTGCCGCCGGCCCCCGCGCCTGCCCCGAACGCGGTCGCCGCCCCGGCACCTGACCCGCTGGCTCCGCTCGCCGCCGCTGTGGATGTGCCCGGACCGGCCTACGACATCGCCAATCAGGCCGTGTCCGGCCAGCTTCCGCTGCCGGACGGGATGCCTCACCTGGTGAGCCCGGAGAACCTGCCGCCCGGCACCACGGTCGATCCCAGTGTGGTGTCCGATCCGAGCCCGAATGTGACGTACCTGAAGGACATCTGGCACGCCATCCAGACTCAGGAGATCTCGGGCAAGGACGCGCTCCTCGCGCTCACGCAGCGACCGCTGACCAGCGGTCCGGCCGCGCTGGACCCGGTCGCCCCGCCGCCTCCCGGCGCACCGGTGCCCCCGGGTGCCCCGCTGCCCGCGCCGGCGCCTGCGCCCGCCCCGGTTTTGCCGCCGGCCTGA
- a CDS encoding MoaD/ThiS family protein, whose protein sequence is MTVTVRYFAAARAAAGVEQETVAVPPGATVADLVDTLRTRGPDLSAVLARCSYLRDGIAVRDTRTPLGDGQTIDVLPPFAGG, encoded by the coding sequence ATGACCGTCACCGTGCGGTATTTCGCCGCGGCGCGCGCTGCTGCCGGCGTCGAGCAGGAGACCGTGGCCGTGCCGCCGGGCGCCACGGTCGCCGACCTGGTGGACACCCTGCGGACTCGTGGGCCTGACCTGTCCGCCGTCCTCGCCAGGTGCTCCTACCTTCGTGACGGAATCGCGGTGCGTGACACGCGGACTCCGCTCGGCGACGGACAGACGATCGATGTGTTGCCGCCGTTCGCCGGTGGGTAG
- the moaA gene encoding GTP 3',8-cyclase MoaA — MTVVALGVPSVREPVSAAPTDGPLIDTFGRVSTDLRVSLTDLCNLRCTYCMPAEGLDWLPAEQKLRVDELVRLLGIAVTRLGITSVRFTGGEPMVVPHLEEVVAATAALRPRPEITLTTNGIGLAARAGALERAGLNRINVSLDTVDPERFAAITRRDRLDAVLAGLRAARDAGLAPVKVNAVLDPVTGLDDAVALLRFCLTEGYQLRIIEQMPLDAGHSWERDRALSADDILATLRSEFTLTPHPKPRGSAPAQLWQVRSDTDTDAAVLGDVGIIASVSHAFCAACDRTRLTADGQIRNCLFARDETDLRVLLRSGADDDALEAAWRAAMWAKAAGHGINDPDFVQPDRPMSAIGG, encoded by the coding sequence GTGACCGTCGTCGCTCTCGGGGTGCCATCGGTGCGCGAACCCGTTTCGGCTGCGCCCACGGACGGCCCCCTGATCGACACGTTCGGGCGCGTGTCGACCGATCTGCGGGTGTCGCTGACCGATCTGTGCAATCTGCGCTGCACCTACTGCATGCCGGCTGAGGGACTGGACTGGCTGCCCGCCGAGCAGAAGCTGCGGGTCGACGAACTCGTACGGCTGCTCGGTATCGCCGTCACCCGACTCGGCATCACCAGCGTGCGCTTCACCGGCGGCGAACCGATGGTGGTCCCGCACCTCGAGGAGGTCGTCGCGGCCACAGCGGCGCTGCGGCCGCGGCCGGAGATCACGCTGACGACCAACGGGATCGGCCTCGCCGCGCGCGCCGGCGCGCTTGAGCGCGCGGGCCTGAACCGCATCAACGTCTCGCTCGACACGGTGGACCCCGAGCGGTTCGCGGCGATCACGCGCCGCGACCGATTGGACGCCGTGCTCGCGGGGCTGCGCGCCGCCCGGGACGCCGGCTTGGCGCCGGTGAAGGTCAACGCGGTGCTCGACCCGGTGACGGGCCTCGACGACGCGGTCGCCCTGCTGAGGTTCTGCCTGACCGAGGGCTACCAGCTGCGCATCATCGAGCAGATGCCGCTCGACGCGGGCCACTCCTGGGAGCGCGACCGTGCGCTGAGCGCCGACGACATCCTCGCCACGCTGCGCAGCGAGTTCACGCTCACCCCGCATCCGAAACCGCGCGGCTCCGCGCCCGCTCAGCTGTGGCAGGTGCGGTCCGACACGGACACCGACGCGGCGGTGCTCGGTGACGTCGGGATCATCGCGTCGGTGTCGCACGCGTTCTGCGCCGCCTGCGACCGCACCCGGCTGACCGCTGACGGCCAGATTCGCAACTGCCTGTTCGCCCGTGACGAGACCGACCTGCGTGTACTGCTGCGCAGCGGCGCGGACGACGACGCCCTGGAGGCCGCGTGGCGGGCCGCGATGTGGGCCAAGGCCGCCGGGCACGGCATCAATGATCCCGATTTCGTCCAGCCGGACCGTCCGATGAGCGCGATCGGCGGCTGA
- a CDS encoding YccF domain-containing protein — protein MRLILNVIWLIFGGLWLALGYVLAALICFVLIVTIPFGFAALRIALYALWPFGRTIVDKPGVRPGALVGNIIWLIVAGVWLAIGHVLTAIAMAITIVGIPLALANLKLIPVSLMPLGKEIVPVDAGRDAPYGAIGVPR, from the coding sequence ATGCGCCTGATCCTGAATGTCATCTGGTTGATCTTCGGTGGCCTGTGGCTGGCTCTGGGCTATGTTCTGGCGGCGCTGATCTGCTTCGTGCTCATCGTCACGATCCCCTTCGGATTCGCGGCGCTGCGCATCGCGCTCTACGCGCTGTGGCCGTTCGGCCGCACGATCGTCGACAAGCCCGGGGTGCGCCCCGGCGCTCTGGTCGGCAACATCATCTGGCTGATCGTCGCCGGGGTGTGGCTGGCGATCGGGCACGTCCTCACCGCCATCGCGATGGCGATCACCATCGTCGGCATCCCGCTGGCACTGGCCAACCTCAAGCTCATTCCGGTGTCGCTGATGCCCCTGGGCAAGGAGATCGTGCCCGTCGACGCCGGCCGTGACGCCCCCTACGGCGCGATCGGCGTGCCCCGGTGA
- a CDS encoding cold-shock protein — translation MPTGRVKWYDAEKGFGFLSQEDGEDVYVRSSALPAGVERLKAGQRVEFGVAAGRRGPQALSLKLIDPPPSLTRTRREATAAEHKHTPDELHGMVEDMITLLEGAVQPELRKGRYPDRKVARRVSEVVKAVARELDA, via the coding sequence GTGCCGACCGGCCGGGTGAAGTGGTACGACGCGGAGAAGGGCTTCGGGTTCCTCTCGCAGGAAGACGGGGAGGACGTGTACGTCCGTTCCTCGGCGTTGCCCGCCGGTGTCGAGCGCCTCAAGGCGGGCCAGCGCGTCGAGTTCGGTGTCGCTGCCGGACGTCGCGGCCCGCAGGCGTTGAGCCTGAAGCTGATCGACCCGCCGCCGAGCCTGACGCGGACCCGGCGCGAGGCCACCGCCGCCGAGCACAAGCACACCCCCGACGAACTGCACGGCATGGTCGAGGACATGATCACGTTGCTCGAGGGTGCGGTGCAGCCAGAGCTGCGCAAGGGCCGCTACCCGGATCGCAAGGTGGCCCGCCGCGTCTCAGAGGTCGTCAAGGCGGTCGCCCGCGAACTCGACGCCTGA